From the genome of Anas acuta chromosome 29, bAnaAcu1.1, whole genome shotgun sequence:
GAGGCCATGCGGCTGCCTCTGAGCTGGCATCGGCGGCACGCAGCGAGCCCGTTCGCTCAGCCTTTTGTGCTGCCAGGCTCCAGCCCCTCTTACAGGGAAACCCCACACAGTtgccctccagcccctgctcccctcgTTGGGGATCGGGGCGGGCTCTTGGCCACGAAAAATGGGGTGTGAGTGCTGACGGTCCCACCCTGCAGGTGGCAGAGCCAGACCTGCTGAAAGCCTGTGCCGGGGCCGACGTCCTCCTGTTCGTGGTGCCCCACCAGTTCATCGGCAAGGTGTGCGAGCAGCTCAAGGGCCACGTGAAGAAAGATGCAATCGGGATGTCGCTCATCAAGGTGTGAGCAGGAGGAGCGCTGCCCTGGCGGCTGGGGGGTCATAATTTCTGCGGGGCTGCAAAGGGGAGCCAGGGGGGTTGGAGCAGAAAGTGGGCTCCGGGGTTTTAGTGGTGTACAAGAGGGTTTGGGAAGCCTTTGTGGGGGTTTGGAGGTGTGTTTGTGGAGTAGAAAAGGGTGTGAGGGCATGTAGGGTGTGTGAAGTGCTGTGAGTGGGGTGCAGCTGAGCTTTGGGGGGGCTGTTGGGGTGACAGCATCGCAGGATGGGGAGTGACGGGGTTGGGACAGCGGGGGCCAGGTCCTGGAGGGGACGGGTGCTCATCTCCGCACCTGGTTGTCTCCCAGGGGGTGGACGAAGGACCAGATGGGCTGAGGCTGATCTCAGACATTATCCACGAGAAGCTGGGAATCGAGATGAGCGTCCTCATGGGGGCCAACATCGCTAACGAAGTGGCAGAAGAGAAGTTCTGCGAAACAACCATCGGTAAGGAGCCGACGTCCCTCCTCGTTAGCAGCCCTCGTTTCTGACGAGCAGGAGGACGTAACGGGGGCAGCGTGGTGCTGCCTAGAGAGAGCCGTCCCTTTTTGCCTGTGAAGGCAGCGAGGCTCTGTAGGAGCTGGATGAACTCATCCACAGGGTTTGCAGTGTGAGCGCTcacttcattaaaaacagagtTGTGTGTCTGAAAGCTGCCAGCACCGACTGGGAGCATCTGGCAGGCAGCCTGGTCCAAGTGGAAGGGATGGACACTGAGAGACCCTTTAGGAAATAGAGTTCACCTACCTTTATCTCACGGGGCTTCAAGGGACAGTCACCTGGATCTCATGTCCTTGCTAGCCAGGGCTACTTGGGAGTTcatctggcagcagctcctgacatCCTCCGCGCTGTTTGTGAATCATGCACAGCAGCCAAAACCAACAGAACAGTTCTCTGGGTTAGAAGTTACAAGATTCAAAGTGTCCgtgttttaaacaaaagcaaacaagccgTGCAGAAGGCTGCAGAGACCGGAGACGTGGAAGCAGAGCTTGCTGTCGCTGCAAGCACAGCAACGCTCCCATGCAGGGCCCTGCAGgaacagagagaagcagcagcctccaAACACAAATTTGCAGTTTCTGAAGACGCTTTTAATCTACTGGGCATGCCACTTCTGTCTTGCTCAACGCAATGGCAGGCATGGGAATCCCAAGGTTGAACCTTGGTTATCCGCCAGGCACTGTACGGTGGCACTTTGTGGTCCCACAAATGTTTAGCAACGTCCAGCAGTTGAGCAAGAGATTCCTCTCCCTGCACTGGCCGCAAGGGCTACGCTGCAGGAACATACCAGGAGAAGAGAGCAGCCCTCCTCTGGGGTCTCCTTcacctctccctctctcctcacGCTTCTCCTTTTGCCTCGCCAGGGTGCAAGAACGCGCAGTACGGGCAGATCCTGAAGGAGCTGATGCAGACACCGAATTTCCGCGTCACGGTGGTGCAGGAGGCTGACACCGTAGAGATCTGTGGGGCCCTGAAGGTGGGTGAGCTGCTGGCTGAGGTCTGCAGCTCTCTGTTAGCAGAgcctgagctctgcagggagctcTGGGGAGGAGGCTGCCACTTGGATGAACTCCTCGGGATATTGCACCCTGGCTCGCCGAGACGCTTGGGCAAAAGGCCAGGTTTTGGAGGCAGCTGTGTGTGTCCTGTTCGGCTCCTCGGAGGGATTGATGGCTGCTAGacaggcaggggcaggcagcagcctgctctggggaTCACACGGGCAGCTCGTGGATGTGGCAAAGCCCTGGGCTCTAGCGGGAACGGATCGCTCCGTGCTATTGTCTTGCAGAACATCGTGGCTGTAGGGGCTGGTTTCTGTGATGGGCTCGGCTTTGGGGACAACACGAAGGCTGCGGTTATCCGGCTGGGACTGATGGAGATGATCGGCTTCGCCAAACTCTTCTGCAAGGGCCCCGTCACCCCCTCCACCTTCCTGGAGAGCTGCGGGGTGGCTGATCTCATCACTACCTGCTACGGCGGTCGCAACCGCAAGGTGGCTGAGGCTTTTGCCAAGACTGGGAAGGTGAGCAGAGAGGGGAGCAGGCAACGAGGGGGATCTTAATACCTGCATCAATCTGCTGAGATGGCAGCGGCAGGGAGCCAGCGAGCCTTGTGGCATTCTTCACCTGCCCAGCGCCACGGCCTGGCTCCAGGGAAGGAGCTGTGGGGCAGTGGATGGCATCGCAGGCTCCAGCTCCCCTCTCTGTTGGGTTGTTTCAGTCTATTgagcagctggagaaggagatgTTGAACGGGCAGAAGCTGCAGGGTCCCCAGACGTCTGCCGAGCTGCATCGCATCCTCAAAAGCAAGAACATGGTGGAGAAGTGAGTGCTCTCATCCCccttgtctgcttttttttttttttttttttgaggctggGCTGGGATCTTCCCCGCAGATGTGGGAAGGGAAATTCATCCTCAGTGTCCCTGCAGCTTAGGCAAAGCTTTGCAGTGCCCGCATCCAGCCTGGTGGGTGAGGCAGCACACCTCAGTCccacctgctcctgccccgCGGTCCTGCGTGGCACAACAGAAGTGGAGGTGCTCTGGCAATGCAGCAAGGGCTGATTTTGTCCATCTTGCCCGTAGGTTCCCCCTCTTCACAGCTGTGTATCAGATCTGCTACGAGGGCAAACCTGTTACCGATGTCATCAAGTGTCTCCAGAACCACCCCGAGCACATGTAAGTGGGCTCTGCCTGCAAAAGCACCGATCCTGCTGAGACGAGCAGAGAGCTCCTGCCCACACCAACTTGCTGCTGCCACAACTTTGCGAGGAGTCCAGATTTCCTGGGAGCCTTTGCAGAGCACTGGAAGGGCAGAGGTTCCCCTTCTCAGCCCTGGAGACTGCCAGACTGAGCCTGGCATCTGCACGGAGGTACCTGCTGATCCCCCTCTCTCTTCGAAGGGCTCGTTTAGCTTCTGCTTCTGTCTAGGGTCTGCCCTGAGTGGGGCTGAGCGTCTTCCTCCTTTCACTTTCTTTCGCTGCGATGGATTCCGTTCTCAGAGGGACTCTGCTAAGTCGTCTTGATCAATACAGGCTGTGCAGGAGGCACTGCCTTGGAGGGCAAGCTTTGCTATTAGCCCCATGGGGCCACTTCGCATGACACCAGCTCtttcctgcttgctgctgttgctttggGCTTTGCTGCCTCACAGAGGGGGCACGGTTCCCTGCCAGGCTCCACCAGAGACTGAAGCTCCTGAGGACTTTCAAAGGGGCTGACAAGCACTCTTCTTTCTAAGAAGCACCAGCAGAGAAAATAGCTCTTTGCCACCCTGCCATGCGCTGCTTCCCCAGCCAccaccagctgctcctgctgaacAGGACGGCCGAGGTTCTGCGCATGTGAGGACGGCTCCAGAGGGAGCCCTCGGAGCTCAGTTATCCAGCTTTTTGCTCTCACACCCAAGCCTGGCCGCTGACCCCTTTTGTCACCGATTTGTCTGTGCTAATTCCATGCCCTCTGcctgtccctgggcagccctcCTCCCTCGCCTTGGTTCGTCCTCTGGCTGGCTTTGGCAACGCAGGGACCAACTGCCCCAAAGTTTTTCTGAGCAGCTGGCAGGCAGCGCAGCCCTTGGCAGTGTACCTGCCGAAGCAGTTGGGCCGTGGTGCTTTTAGATGAGTGACCCGCAGCAGCTTTTGCCTTCActcttgctctgctctgtgccgtAGGCTGGGCTTTGCTTCTTCCCGTGGCTTTATAGGAGCTGAGAAAAGCAGGTTCCACGCTTTCCCTGCCGCCCCTTGTGGGAGGGTGCTGGAAATTGCCCGCTAGCGCAAGGGGCAGCACAGGACGTGATCCACAGAGGTACAGGCAGACCTCCAGCATCACAAGAGAGGACAGAGGTCTCGTGCCTCATGCTGTGCCTTTGAAACTTGCCCCTTGTCCAGCTGGCTGCCACGTGCCTCTCTGGGCCTCTGAAGCTGGTTCACTCTGCTCGTGTTTGCTCAGGGCCGCGTGGCCGGCGGTTCACTGATCCCTGTCTGGgctggcaggctgctggagctgctgcagatcTCGCCCCCGTTCCGGGTCCTAGTGCCATTGGGTCTCTGACTAGCAGTGTACTTTATGAATGtttaaaatcataataaatTTGGAGAGGGAAGGGGCGGCGCACGCTTTTCTCTGCGGTTCCCGTGCATCGTTCTCTTTGGGTTGGTGCCCGCTGGTCTCACTAAGAGTGCAGGAGAGGGCACTGGCTGTtccctcctggctctgcacccTTGTGTGCTGTTCCAGAAATGAGTAAGAGTGCCCCTGCAGGACAATGTTGGCTCAGAACATAACGCGGTGTCCCACTTGCTTTTTCTCAGCAGCAGTTCCTGTGTTCAAGTCTGGCTGTAGGACTGGGGAGGGCAGAAACTGCAGCACTGAGCTGGGTCCAGGATCCTAacctggggctggcaggaacCATGCCAGGGTCCCACTGTGCCACCTGTACCCCAGACTTTGATGTCTTAGCTTCTTGGGACGGTCTGTGCTGTTTTATTCATCTCTCTCCAGCTTCTTTTCCCTGCTGGACTTGCCTCATCCCTGCCTTTCTTTGAAACACATCTCGTACTGAGTGACCTTTCCAGGACTGTTAGTTCTCCGCTCGCCCTCTTGCTAGGGGAATTTAATCTGCTGGCAGTGCAGTTGTTTCTGTGCCTTTTATTAGACACGCATTCTCGGTAGCACCCTACGACCTTTAAATTCAACCGAGCGATCGTTCAGAAAGTAGCCAACATCGGCTTCCTCTGAGAAACTTCAATGAGCTtggagggaaaataaaggaagtcTGGTGTCTTCTTGCAGGGTTGGCACAACTTCTAGTTCCCTTTGTCTTGATGGGCCTCAGGAATCCCAGCTCAAGAGTTTGGATACGAGGCTCATACAGGGGAGAGAGCGTCCAAGCTCTCCTCCCTAGACACATCGCAGGCTCTCACCTCAGCATGTAAAGCTCTTGCCAGCacctgcctggagctgcagcaggatcAGGAGCTGTGTTTTGGACTTAAATTTAGCTGTTAGCTCATCAGCTGCAGAAGTACATCGCTCCAAGCGCGGCTTTCTTTGCCATTATACACGGCTGGCAGTGCCTGAGCTCCTCCAGGCCTTGTCAGCATTTGCTGAGGGTCGTGAGTCTCACCTGGGGGTGGCCAGCGCATGCATCCCTCGCTTTCAGACAGCCCGTGCCTTGCACTAGCGTTGGAGTTCATGAGCTATAAAAAGTCTTCCCTTTAACATTTGGAGTTATGTTCTGCAGCCTCAGCACATCCAGGCACTGCAGGGTCTGCACAGCTCAGGGCTCTGCAGcgccggggctgctgcagcctgggcaaGAAGACGCAGGCGAGGGGGTGGCCCTATTTCTTGCACTCTGAGCACCTCAAAGAGCCCacagcctggggctgtgctgtgcttgtgGGATCGGAGAATCCCAAAATCATTAGGGTTGggaaagccctccaagatcatctggtccaaccatcccctaccaccactgCCACacactgaaccatgtccccaagcaccacatccaacctgtccttaaacacccccagggacggtgacacctcccttggcaacctgttccaatgcctgacagCTATTTCTGacaagaaatgtctcctcatttccaacctcaACTACAAGCAAGGAGCTCAGGGCTTGGGGGGAGAGCACCACGCTGTGCCAACAGCAGCCGTGGCGCTTTTTGGAGGCACACAAGCTCTCCAAATTGTGAGCTGTGAGCACAGCCTGGGCCCTGAGGGAGGGTGAAGAAGCCAGTGACCACCTCAGGCACGGAGCGGGGACCGGGGGTGTCCCGAGCACCTCAGGGTTGGAGCAAGGCGCCTGTGTGAGGGGCTGGCCCCTCAGCCTCACACAGTGCTGAGAAGCGAGGAGACCCTGAGGGAGCTGTGCAGAGAGACATGGGGCAGGGGACAGAGCCTGAGGGACAGGGGACAGAGCCTGAGGGACAGGCGACAGCGCCTGGGGGATGGCGGGCTCCTGAGGCGAAGGAGCAGCC
Proteins encoded in this window:
- the GPD1 gene encoding glycerol-3-phosphate dehydrogenase [NAD(+)], cytoplasmic, giving the protein MGGKKVCIVGSGNWGSAIAKIAGSNAAQLSTFENLVSMWVLEEEVGGRRLTEIINTEHENVKYLPGHKLPPNVVAEPDLLKACAGADVLLFVVPHQFIGKVCEQLKGHVKKDAIGMSLIKGVDEGPDGLRLISDIIHEKLGIEMSVLMGANIANEVAEEKFCETTIGCKNAQYGQILKELMQTPNFRVTVVQEADTVEICGALKNIVAVGAGFCDGLGFGDNTKAAVIRLGLMEMIGFAKLFCKGPVTPSTFLESCGVADLITTCYGGRNRKVAEAFAKTGKSIEQLEKEMLNGQKLQGPQTSAELHRILKSKNMVEKFPLFTAVYQICYEGKPVTDVIKCLQNHPEHM